The following coding sequences lie in one Dehalococcoidia bacterium genomic window:
- a CDS encoding SDR family NAD(P)-dependent oxidoreductase, whose translation MPGRLEGKVALITGGGSGIGRASAERFATEGARVCVIDRSLEGAAETVRRIEAAGGQAFAAQADVTSEAIVNGVSHRCVETYGALDCVVAAAGIARAPGQQGGEPLWNMPLEAFDGMLDVNLRGVLLTCRAAVREMLNAGRPGAIVTISSGAARLPLAGGGHYCIAKAGVWMLTKVMALELAAQNIRINAIGPGYIDTPMTQPMHQSEERLQQILRAVPMHRMGEPEEIAATALFLCSDEASYFTGQMLHPAGGLYLD comes from the coding sequence ATGCCGGGACGGCTGGAAGGCAAGGTCGCGTTGATCACGGGAGGCGGCTCGGGCATCGGCCGAGCGAGCGCCGAGCGCTTCGCCACGGAAGGCGCGCGCGTCTGCGTCATCGATCGCTCGCTGGAGGGCGCGGCAGAGACGGTGCGCCGCATCGAGGCGGCCGGCGGGCAGGCGTTCGCCGCACAGGCCGACGTGACGAGTGAGGCGATCGTCAACGGCGTCAGCCACCGCTGCGTCGAGACGTACGGCGCCCTGGATTGCGTCGTGGCCGCGGCGGGCATCGCGCGGGCGCCCGGCCAGCAAGGCGGCGAGCCGCTCTGGAACATGCCGCTCGAAGCCTTCGACGGCATGCTGGACGTGAATCTGCGCGGTGTCCTGCTCACCTGCCGCGCGGCCGTGCGCGAGATGCTGAACGCCGGCCGCCCCGGCGCCATCGTCACGATCAGCTCGGGAGCGGCGCGGCTGCCGCTGGCCGGCGGCGGCCACTACTGCATCGCCAAGGCCGGCGTCTGGATGCTCACCAAAGTCATGGCGCTGGAGCTTGCGGCGCAAAACATCCGCATCAACGCGATCGGCCCCGGCTACATCGACACGCCGATGACCCAGCCGATGCACCAGAGCGAGGAGCGGCTGCAGCAGATCCTACGCGCCGTGCCGATGCATCGCATGGGCGAGCCGGAGGAGATCGCCGCCACGGCGCTCTTCCTCTGCTCCGACGAGGCCAGCTACTTCACCGGCCAGATGCTGCACCCGGCCGGCGGCCTCTATCTCGACTGA